One part of the Gigantopelta aegis isolate Gae_Host unplaced genomic scaffold, Gae_host_genome ctg3832_pilon_pilon, whole genome shotgun sequence genome encodes these proteins:
- the LOC121392446 gene encoding uncharacterized protein LOC121392446, with translation MRESHAKYVRVGRSAYSSQHPLILSGKHPVTKVMIHFEHLRLLYAGPTLLACSLNHHFYILRERKAIQSITRSCVICRCTSAKLQHQMLGQLPIERLTPDLVFDEGGVEYAGPFYIKYGHVRKPTVIKTYASVMVSLSVKAVHLELVSDLTAEAFLACLRRFISRQRKPTLIRSDHGTNFVGQLGRSKTYCISENPEVTRCYL, from the coding sequence ATGCGTGAGTCTCATGCCAAATACGTGAGAGTTGGCAGGTCTGCATATTCAAGTCAGCATCCTCTCATCCTATCTGGAAAACATCCCGTAACTAAGGTGATGATTCATTTTGAACACCTTCGCTTACTTTATGCTGGTCCAACATTATTAGCCTGTTCTCTGAATCACCATTTCTACATCCTCAGAGAACGTAAAGCAATTCAATCAATAACCCGCAGTTGTGTCATTTGTCGATGTACCTCAGCAAAGCTTCAACATCAGATGCTAGGTCAATTACCTATTGAGCGTCTCACTCCTGATCTCGTTTTTGACGAGGGTGGCGTGGAGTATGCTGGCCctttctacatcaaatatggACATGTgaggaaacctactgtaatTAAAACCTATGCCAGTGTAATGGTTTCACTTTCAGTGAAAGCTGTGCATTTAGAACTGGTGTCAGACTTAACAGCTGAAGCCTTTCTAGCCTGTCTAAGGCGCTTCATATCTCGACAGAGGAAGCCAACTCTTATTCGGAGTGACCATGGTACAAATTTTGTGGGCCAGCTTGGGAGATCAAAAACTTATTGCATTTCTGAAAACCCAGAAGTCACAAGATGCTATCTCTGA